TTAACCCTCCATGTTGGCGCATGTTAATGTTATACAATAGCATGCAGTTTACGTACCATTACACGTGGAACCGAGAAATTATCGTCAATTCTcagaaattggtaaaaagacGCTGAATTTCCATTGACACCGACCAAAGGAGTCTGCTCAACAACATCGAGTAGCTTTGTTGGCTCCTTCGTCCCTCCCGACAATCCCTCCCGACAATAGAGACATTTTCCGTAACGTTGTAACTAAATTACCTTCTTGTCACTTCCCCATCTTGCCATCTATCTACATACCCAGGAATAATATATTTGCGTCTGTGACATGGCTGCATTTTATTACAGCGGTAGGTTCTCAACTATCACGAATCAGACTATTTTAACTAACAAAATCCCTCAATGTCCAGCTTTGCCTACTATTCTAGCAAGTCCCTGTAGCGCTCTCATCGAACTCGATATACAGCAAACGGCCTGACAGCATTGGATTTTCGTTAGGTTTTGATCAGCCGTTTTGTCAGCTGTATACTAGTGTGAAAACGATTTCAATGAACAGTGCTACATATTTGCTTACTTGACTTCCTTGACCCATTCAATATTCTCACACATTGCAAGATATGACTGAAATAACAACAATTGTACAATTGTATTTCGGCATAGATGTAGTTTGGTTATCGATTAAATCTCGAGGCCAAATCTGcactgttgaaaaaattgtgtacTGGATATCTTATTCCAAATGCCATTTCGACTGCAAAAACTTCCTTATCTGACCTCCCGTGCCCCTGTATTTGAGTTCAGATAAATTCCTTCGTTACAAAAACTAATACCAAGCAAAGCTTTATTCGAAAGTAGGTCAGGGACTCTTCTCATGGTGGTCAACAGACTTTTTGTACTTCATCTGAAGCATTTCATATCCACTGTCTACCAGTTCTCAACACAAAAATATCCACCAGATATTGGCTACTCAGAAATATAAATTACAGCACAATATTTACAGTCGCATAAAAACAAATTGCCATCAATTTATCTTTATTGATAGAACTCGACTGCATTGGACAGCAAGTGATTGCAGAAAGTTCATCCAACTTCAAATATGCATATATTATCTTCCGTTAGCTTCCGAAAGATATTTCTTACTCATCAGCCGTTATCCCAACTGACGGTAGTCCATGTCGGCCACCTTCCAACTTTTATCGAATCTGATTGCCGCCATACGGTCGCTTACTGCTTTGCTGTTCGAATTAGTTGCTATGTTCCATATTTCGATATTCAGATAAAAGCAACGCGCACAAAAATCTGCAATTcacgtatttttctttctatgcattattttttctacattgGACCCGTAAAAGACCTGTTGCAATACGTGTAATTCCTAGatccaataattatttttattgttgtctctatcattatcattttcatactCTGGCAATATACGTGTTTTGAGTAGGTTTGAATGGAATATTTCCGTGTAGTAAAATAGTATGCCCGTGTATAGGTTGATCTAACGATAAATAGATATATCTAACTCCGACTAGTCGCATAGCATTCAAGTTTAATGTTTGTATAAAAGTGTAAACAAGTTTCTATCTACTTGTTATTCAGTGTCCCTGGGCGCCTTATGCATGTATATTTCATCAATACGCACAACATTCGATCGATGAGaattcattttgaatttaaagCCTCGGCTTGGAACTGGATGCGGGATAGTTTtacaaaatgatgaaaagtatttttaatttctctcgaACTATCAAATCATTAAAAAGTCGGAGGGGCAgacaataaaaatagaaataaaaataaactcaaTAAaaatggttaaaaaaaaaaagtaaacaaatTATTGACAATATTATATGCAGAATATATTCTCCTTCACGCGATGCAAAAGAACACGCGTCCTAATTTTGACACACGCAAATACCCAGTATCAAGATGGGCTAATTCCCGTCAATGGTCATTTATAACAATGTCGTTGACCGTATTATTTTGAGTCGCTGTGCAATGTCTATGCAATATGAACGTTAATCGTTTCAGTCTATTAACTTAGAATTTAGGGACAGTTCTTATCTTCGGAAACTGTGTTTCAACGATGTCCACATTCGGTGAAATATGACTGAAATGTCTTAGATTTATGGGAtctgttattatcattttttaatcgcaGAACCGTACTCGGACTGGCTTGAGCAGAAAATAGATCTACCGATATTTGAGGAATTGTCACCATCGGAATATGGGATCAACCAACCGAGCTTATCATTGGGCCAAACAAAGGTACATCAGCCAAACCAGGAATCAACACGCACTCTGCAGCAGGAGTTTGAGAGTTTGCAGGAGTTAGTCTTGGGGGATGTCGAGGCGTGTCGACAGGCGACGACTGTCGCCGCTTTAACACCACCGCAGTCTCCTCCGGCCAAATTTTATGACACCTCCAACGCTCAGATACTCATCACTTTGCAGCCGGCCCTTCATGCCTTGACGATACCTTTAGCTAAGCCCCGTGTACGACCCTCTCCATGTGAACCAATCTCCACATCGGCCGACACTGAGCCAGCTCTGCAATGGAGTGCTGAGAATATTTCCCTAGAACCACTGGGAGATGTTGACAGCGAATTGGCACTGGTAGACGAGTTCGTCCGCTCTTGTGCCAACGATATATCACCGTCGAGTCCCCCTTGCACCAGCTCAGAAACCAGCTGCGGGTCATCTGAGGATTCCAACGACGATCCAGAATGGACCCCGGTCGCGTCATCGACCGCATCTGTTTCAACCCCTTCTACCTCCCAGAAAAGTCGTCATCGCAAACCGTATTCCCGTCCCTCTAACGACGACAGGAAAGTTCGCAAGAAGGAACAAAATAAGAACGCAGCTACAAGATATAGGCAGAAAAAGAAGcaagaaatcaaagaaattgtCGGGGAGGAACAGGAGCTGATGAACTACAACGAAAAACTTCAGGGGCAAGTCAGTGATCTGCAACGGGAGGTTCGATACCTGAAGGGCCTGATGAGGGACCTTTTCAAGGCCAAGGGTCTTCTCAAATAACTTCCTTATTCCATCTCTTCTATTTCCACTTATTACTGTATTAATTACACATAACGTAGTACACAGTAGTTGTTGTTGGTACTTACTTaaccatatacctatattgattattatacataacCATGAACTATCCATATTATCGATGCACGATGCAGCTGCATCGCGCGTTATTTCTAAACTAACATTTACTGGTTTATTATAGACGGATAtaatatcgttatcgttatcgtaGTATTGAGGTATATATTTAGAGATTTGAAATACGCATAGCCACTTGCTACAATTCATCCTTAAACTGGCCGGAAACTACCAACATGTCCACGTGCTGGCTACTTTCAAAGAAAGCCGAtcagatttttattgaattttcgaaaaacgctccgCGTCTTTTTGAACGGCTCACCTATCTATCGTGAGTAAACTCGTCGATCCGAATCTCTATTTATCACACGTTGCTCTCAGACCAGCTTTTAATTATGCATCAATTATCTTATTTTCATAAACTTAGACACAACAGGCATATCTGTATCctggaggaataaaaaaaaaacattattagTAATGATTTACTGGATACCTGAAACTATTCCATAATCACTTTCACTTTACGTAACGCGTAAAAAACTCTCATGTGATACCAATCTTCCAGGGATCCTACAGAGTCTAGCCATATGTAATAACCTTGCTCGTGTCTTCGCTTGGTCAAAGATTAGATACAGTGTACAATTTGACATGACCGAGGATTTATTTTATGGCAATCACTGCCAGAGTGATCAAGAAGACGAGTCCAAAGGTAGGCATTTAAAATTGGATTAAATTGATCCGGTGAAATCTGAAAGCTCAGCGATCTGTCCTTTATTCGTAATCAATGTTTAAATTGAGAAAGCCTAGGTGAATAAGCCAGATGGTCGAAAAAGTGGCTGGCCCCGCGGTCATCGGATCGATGAATGATCTCCATACCAATGAGATATTTTCAGATGGGTCCGGTACTACCACCACTTCATGCACGTTGATGATTATCCAAAAATATCAAGGTGAGAATAAACGAATCCATGATATTTGATGTCTCTCAATGACCGAAATGAAAGTGTGCACGGAATGCGCGCGAGCCCATGAGCATGCTTAGCCCTTCTCCCTACTGCCATGATTGAAATAGAAATACCTTTTACCTGTTTTCACTTCGAATTAATGTTAAATACCTATCGAAAGAGAAACTCGTTTACTTCGGGGAGTATGGTTGGCGATTTTTCTGTGTATCGTTAATGACTGTAAAGTTATTTGTCGGATGCAATGCTTGAGTCGCTGCAGTGTATCGTGAGATTTAATCCTTGGGACGCTGTCGTCATCTCTATATATTTCGAGTTGGTAGTTATtacgtgaaaatatattcagaCTCATGGGAGTGGAGAAGGTATTTATCTGTCTGAATGCACGTATTCAAAGTCTCAACTCGGCAAAAATCTGTACCCCCCCTTTAGGATCCGGTGTTTTCTTAGGAGGGGGCCTTTTCCCTCGTCAGAGAGCGAGCGGCACTGTAAACAGGACTTGACCGAGTCCTCCTTGGTCTACACCTTTCGCTAGCAGCAGCACAGCACTACAGGTACCGCGATTTGTAACATACAGTCGTCGTCGAGTCGTGACAGAACTGCGAAGTTAAAAACGTAATTGTTGCACCGCTGTCATCGTATGTAGTGGTGCAGGTAGTACTAGTACTAGAAGCTAGACTTTTCTGTAAAAAATCCCTCGTctatttttgtgatttttttttcatttttcctactttttcgaaattttgcaCAAGAGAAATCGAGCTCATGTTATTATATACAGTGTGTTTGATACGTTCGAAGTGTGCCTCGTTACTTTGTGCTACAGGCAGGTAAAAATTCACGAGTTTGATTCAtgctgaattatttttatctccagGTAATAACACTCGTTAATTACTCCGAACAAGcaatgtattattatttataataaatgattCGTAAATACAAACTTGCTTCACAATCTTTGGTATCGAAGGAAACGTAAAACTTTGATTGGGCGTCAAGCGCGACTGTCtcaatgattatgaaaaagaaaaatagatgaaaaaaattaagtttcgCAGACTTGATCGTAAAGAATGGGAACAATCATTATCCATCTCGGTACGCGCGTTTACAATTCAACATTTCGTTCATCTCATACCTCAACTTCGTACAGTGTACACTCCCATTTCACTTTTAAAACGTTTCAACCCACGTATAAGCGCCTACTTATTTCTAGGCCAACAAGACGGTCGTAAAAGGCTCGCAAATCGAATCATCAAAGAGCGAGTGGGCGTAGTTTGGCTTGCAACATTTTGTTACTGCAAGGGATGACTATGTACGGGATTTGGCCGGTTCTGATTAATGGTTTTGatgatttcaaaattaaaaatttgtttcagaacTAGCGAAGAGATAATCAGCCAAGTCGGATCATGATTTCTTCTGATAGAAACACAAGTGAAAAACACGAACGTAGGTCAAGAAGTGCTCAAAATGATCGTAGCTCGGTGATTTCCGGGCAGACAccttattcaataaatcgaacgaacaaaacTACGACAAGAAGTGCGTCTCACGGAAGTCTCTACGATAACAACTCAGACATTTATGTGACTAGTGCCGCCTACAAAGCACCCTCAGAAATAAGGTGATAATTTAACTTTATcaatgtttggaaaaaatcagcCGGTATATCCAGGTACAAAGATTCACTGGGTCAgtagtaaaaattattttaacaaAAAAGCGTAACTCCCGCAGCCAAGGATCGCGATATAGTTTAACACCAAGCACAAGGGTAGGTCATGGAGCACCCAACAGTACGTATGGTTACCCTTCGGGAAGATCAGGTACGTCAACGACAAAAACACGTACTTCAAGAAAAGGAGGACTTGTTATGGAAACCATGTCGGCGCCGAATCCATTCTGTCCTAACACAAAAGGCATATGCTGTTTGATGCTATTATTAAACCTTGGACTGATCCTCGTTACCCTTGGATTTGTTATAGTCCTGCAATTTTTTGAACCCCTGTTTGTATGGTGAGTGAATAGCGTTTCAGTGTCCAGGAACGTATTTGTTGatagtttattatatttttacaattcatCCAGGATCCTCGGAATAGTTTTCCTAATATTTGGATGTCTGACGCTTATGGGTAGCTTAGTATATTGCGTACACGTGTTCAGAGAAGCTAAACATCCAAGGGATATTAATCAAGAGGATTTATACTGGTCTTGGCACTGGCAGAGGCGCATCAATTCACCACCAGAGATACACTATAAAGCAGAGGATAAATACCACGACGACGAGTACAGTGATCGACTCAGCAAGTACTCGGGAAAGATGTCCGACAAACACAGCCAACGATATTAGGATAAAGAGCATAGAGACTtatcaagttgaaaaaaataaaaaaaattgaaaaataaatgatatgaAATACCATCAGAAATTAACAGATCGAAAGTACCTATaccatatgtataaatgtaaataACCACATTTACTGACCAAAAATTTCTGATCTCAAAATGACGCGATCAACCTAACCAAAGGCAAATGCATATTATGTCTATAATAATCAAAAGAATATAgttaaagaaaaatagaaggtaatttgttttatcatttcttcagatatttttgtgttcaaatattatttgaaagtgattctttgtttttatattttcagacCGTAATCGcactatgaaaatttaatgagGTGAAGTAATTTGTTAACATTATTGCGACTGAACTGATGGAActgtgtgtataaaatacgaATTCATCGATTGTGCAATGATCTCTTCCGCGCAACGCGTGATATAATGAacgcatataatataaatcGTATGTAACGAAT
This region of Athalia rosae chromosome 7, iyAthRosa1.1, whole genome shotgun sequence genomic DNA includes:
- the LOC105689648 gene encoding activating transcription factor of chaperone isoform X1, which codes for MSSDQEKASWIWKEEPASPSETSSLDIDDDWLSFESKENIDSNGDQVMYEEQTSRAQVATKLLEELDEWIKEEKREWNKLVSLYIEIWRGESQGAGGTGSKETRGESPKIKPYSDWLEQKIDLPIFEELSPSEYGINQPSLSLGQTKVHQPNQESTRTLQQEFESLQELVLGDVEACRQATTVAALTPPQSPPAKFYDTSNAQILITLQPALHALTIPLAKPRVRPSPCEPISTSADTEPALQWSAENISLEPLGDVDSELALVDEFVRSCANDISPSSPPCTSSETSCGSSEDSNDDPEWTPVASSTASVSTPSTSQKSRHRKPYSRPSNDDRKVRKKEQNKNAATRYRQKKKQEIKEIVGEEQELMNYNEKLQGQVSDLQREVRYLKGLMRDLFKAKGLLK
- the LOC105689648 gene encoding activating transcription factor of chaperone isoform X2, whose protein sequence is MSSDQEKASWIWKEEPASPSETSSLDIDDDWLSFESKENIDSNGDQVMYEEQTSRAQVATKLLEELDEWIKEEPYSDWLEQKIDLPIFEELSPSEYGINQPSLSLGQTKVHQPNQESTRTLQQEFESLQELVLGDVEACRQATTVAALTPPQSPPAKFYDTSNAQILITLQPALHALTIPLAKPRVRPSPCEPISTSADTEPALQWSAENISLEPLGDVDSELALVDEFVRSCANDISPSSPPCTSSETSCGSSEDSNDDPEWTPVASSTASVSTPSTSQKSRHRKPYSRPSNDDRKVRKKEQNKNAATRYRQKKKQEIKEIVGEEQELMNYNEKLQGQVSDLQREVRYLKGLMRDLFKAKGLLK
- the LOC105689648 gene encoding activating transcription factor of chaperone isoform X3; protein product: MAAFYYSEPYSDWLEQKIDLPIFEELSPSEYGINQPSLSLGQTKVHQPNQESTRTLQQEFESLQELVLGDVEACRQATTVAALTPPQSPPAKFYDTSNAQILITLQPALHALTIPLAKPRVRPSPCEPISTSADTEPALQWSAENISLEPLGDVDSELALVDEFVRSCANDISPSSPPCTSSETSCGSSEDSNDDPEWTPVASSTASVSTPSTSQKSRHRKPYSRPSNDDRKVRKKEQNKNAATRYRQKKKQEIKEIVGEEQELMNYNEKLQGQVSDLQREVRYLKGLMRDLFKAKGLLK
- the LOC105689637 gene encoding uncharacterized protein LOC105689637 — protein: MISSDRNTSEKHERRSRSAQNDRSSVISGQTPYSINRTNKTTTRSASHGSLYDNNSDIYVTSAAYKAPSEISQGSRYSLTPSTRVGHGAPNSTYGYPSGRSGTSTTKTRTSRKGGLVMETMSAPNPFCPNTKGICCLMLLLNLGLILVTLGFVIVLQFFEPLFVWILGIVFLIFGCLTLMGSLVYCVHVFREAKHPRDINQEDLYWSWHWQRRINSPPEIHYKAEDKYHDDEYSDRLSKYSGKMSDKHSQRY